ACTTCTTCGTGGAGGGGCGGCCTCCAGAGGTATACGCCGGCAGCCGCACGTCACGCACGAATCCCAACTGGAGCTCCTGCTTCCTCCCCGTGCTCTCGGGGCGGTGGTACTTCGTGCGGTGGGTATGGGGCTGCGGCAGCAACTCCACCGCCTCGCTCACCTTCATCTTCCCGTCGGGCAGGTGGAGGAACCTATCGTTGCTGAGCTTGATCCGCACCGCGTAGGAGAGGCCGAGCTCGTCGAGGCGCCGGAGGAAAATGTGCCCGTCGAAGCCGGAGTCGAACACCCAGAAGGCGTCGCGAGGGACGTGCGGGCTCACGGTGGATATGGCCTCGAGCGCGGTGGCGTTCTGGCTCTTGTGCTCGGGTGAAACCTTCGAGAAAAGCCGGGAGAGGAGCGGCAGGCGCCGACCGCGCACGCCCACGGCCTCCACGGAGACAACCTGGTAGCCGGTGGCGAGTTCGTCCTTGGAGCCGTCGTGCACGGTGGAGAGGTACGGCATTTTCCGGGCGCGCGGCTTGGCGATGTCGGTGAGGTCCACCGCGACAACCGGCCGAGGGTAGCGCTCGTCCCGGAGAATTGGAGCCACGAGGCGCAGGTAGTCCTCCTCCACGGCCGCGTCCTCGTAGCGCTTGTTGGCCAAGTTGCGCGAGAGACGCTTCTCAGTGTGGATGAGGCGCCGCGGCTCGTTCAAGGCGCGGCCGATTTGGGAGAGGAGAACACTGCGGTTCTCCACCAGCCCGAAGAGGGCCTCACGCAGGAAGCGGCGGCACGGCTTGTAGAGCCGTCCACCCACCTTCTCCACGTACGCGTCGAAACGCTCAGCGATGGACTTCTCGCGAGGCACACCCCTCCCGGCACTGGACGCGAGCCTCGGAGGTGCCTACGTTTCCCGTGTCCTTGGCCGGACGGGAGCGTGGCCTCGAGCCGCGTTCCAGTTGTGAAGAGAGGAAGGGCTGTTGGCGCAGCTCTCCTCCCTGTTTAGAGGGCCGGACCTTGGCGGGTCTGGCCCTTTTCTTTTTCCCCTTGTCTCCTTCGGCTGCACCTCCCATGAGGACGCGCGCGGTCATGCCGCACTGGCTGTCCTCGAAAATGGGGTGGGAGCCCGCAGCCGCAATGGCGCAAGTGCGGAAACGTGTGAGCGCTGCTCAACGTCCAACATGTAACTCTCGGGTTACTTTTCGCATCCACGTTGAGAGGGGATGGATGTGATTGTAACTCTGGCGTTACTGCTTGGGCTCTGGGGCGCTGCCGACTCGGCGCGCCGGGCGCGGGCTCCGCACGCGTGCGCCTCTCGGCGTCACGCGGGGCCCTGGCGTCATTCTGTCTGGTTTATGCTACTCGGCCACTCACCCGAAAAATGGGTAAGGTCGATGAACGAGTCCTTTGACACCTTCCCCGAGCTTTGTCGTGGAGGGTGGGCGTCCCGCGCATGAGGAACCGGAGGAGGAGGTACACCAGGCGCCCTGTCGGGCCATACCTCATGGTCAACAGGACACAGGCGCCACCGCCAGGTGGGGGAGTCCGCGACGTTCCGCATCCCGGATGGTCCGCGCGCCGACGAACAGGTCGATGCCGACTCGGGATTGTGGGGGCACCCTGGTGCGATTACATGTCGGCGCAGCATGCGCGAGGCAATAGGCTCTGTGGTTATGAGATGGCGATTTTGGAAAAAGAAGAGAGGGCGGAACGAGCAGCAGAGCAGCCTGACGACTCTGTGGAACGCCACAACCCAGACGGGAACGGGGGCGTTGGTGGCTGCGATAAGCGTGGGTGTAGGACGCGAGGACGCAGCCATCTATGGCGCTGCCGGCCCGCTGGTTAACGTCATTCTCGGTTCGGCGGCGCAATGGGTAACGGAGCGCCGCCATCGTCGCGTTCAGGGCTGGCTCACCGCCTACGTTGAGGCTGCTCCAGGAAGCGATGTGGCTGCTGCCGAGGCAGAACTCCGCGCCAAGGCCGGTGAACCGCTATTCCAGGAAGTTGTGCTTGAGAACCTTCGCTCCCTCGACGAAGCGCTTGATGATGCCGTTGTGCCCGCTCTGGCCAGGCTGATGAGGATGTATGTCACAGAGTCGAGGCGGGCAGACGCGTTCTTCCGCGGGGTGCGCAGGCTCCTGTCGGATCTCACAGGTGACGAGTACGCCGATCTTTGTTCTCTGATTCGGTGGGCTGTGGAACTCGCGAGTTACGGCAACCAGGATGTTGTGGAATTGGAGTACGTCATGCGTGATGGCGCCACCGCCCCCACGCTCCTTGGTCGGCAATCAGGCCCGACGCCACCTGGATTCGTGGTGGGCAAGCCGCCTCCGTCCGAAACCATGGGCGAAATGCCGTCTGCACAGCGCCTCTTCCACCTGCTTCGGGTGAACGGCTTGGGCTTCGAAGGAAGCTCAGTGGGGCCCTTCCCTGGGGCAGGGCCACCGAGTCGGATCGTTTTCCACAGAGATGTGGTTGTTCGCATGCAGAAGGTGCTGGTGTAGCCTCTGCACTGCGGGGAAGGTGTCTACGAAGACGATGCGGTCCATGCTTCTGGGAAAGACAGAGAAGCACCGCACCATCCAGACATTGAAGGAGGAGCGGGGGGCGTCTCCGGCGCGGATGCATTCTGGAGACGACTCCGGGCCCGAAAACACCGAGGCCGGAAACCCCTGATTGCTCAGCGGCTTCCGGCCTCGGCTTTTGTGTCCCCGACGGGATTCGAACCCGTGTTACCGGCTTGAAAGGCCAGCGTCCTGGGCCTCTAGACGACGGGGACGGCTCCTTCTACCTCTGTGAGTCGCGGGGGGCTCGAACCCCCGACCCTCGGCTTAAAAGGCCGGTGCTCTACCAGCTGAGCTAGCGACTCGCACTATTCTTTTTTACGGGACCCTCCGATTTCCGCAAGGCCCCTCGGCGCGGCCACTCTCTACCAGCACTCGTTCCGGAGTTCTACTCCCGATCCAGGCCCCTGTTTCCCGCCAACCCCCAGGCGCCGGCGGGCGGCCGCCCGCCGCTGGCTGGCGCTCCCCTCGCCAGGCGCTATACCGGAAGCATGCGCCGTGACAGCCGACACTCCGAGGGAGCACCCGAGGAACCCGACGATCTGGACCTGGAGGGGGAGGAGGACGAGGAGCCGGCCTCCAAGCCCCGACGCTACCTCACCCGGGCGGGGGCCGAGCGCATGCACAAGGAGCTGCTGCGGCTGCTCAACGAGGAGCGCCCCAAGGTCACCGCCGAGGTGTCCGCCGCGGCCGCCCAGGGAGATCGCTCGGAGAACGCCGAGTACATCTACGGCAAGAAGCGCCTGCGGGAGATCGACCGGCGTCTGCGCTTCCTCCAGAAGCGCCTGGACACCGCGACCATCGTCGTTCCGTCCGAGCAGACGGACACCACGCACGTCTACTTCGGCGCCACGGTCACGCTCGAGGACGAGGACGGGGGGCGGGTGACCTATCAGATCGTGGGCTCGGACGAGATCGACACCGCGGGCGGGCGCATCAGCGTGGAGTCCCCCCTGGCCCGGGCCCTGCTGCGCAAGAAGGTCGGAGATTCCGTGGAGGTCATCCGGCCGCGAGGGGAGATCGAGTACACCCTCGTGCAGATCCGCTACGTGTAGCGGCCTGTTCGCCCGGGTGCGTCATGCAACACCCGGCTGGCGCGCGCGTGTCCTCTCCGCGTCTTTGTCCACTGCTCCGGGGGTCAGGACGATTGGGGACTGTCCTCGCCGCCGGACGCGTTAAAACCTCCAGGAGGTCCCGAAACGGCTTCGTCGGGCTTCCTGCCGAGGAAGCGAGCCCTATATTCGGGAAGAGTAGAGCAGGCGCAGCGCAGTCCGTCAGTCGGAGTCCCGTCGCACGGTCGGTCCATCGGTCGCACCCACTTCGAGGTCGCGCTCCACACGATGCGAAAGAACTTCATCCTCGACACCAACGTCCTTCTCCACGACCCGCGCTCCATCTACGGGTTCAGAGAACACAACGTCATCATCCCCATCTACGTCATCGAGGAGATCGATCAGTTCAAGCGAGATCTCTCCGAGCTGGGCCGCAACGCGCGCCTGGTCGCGCGCTACCTGGATTCCTTCCGGGAAGAGGGCTCGCTGAAGGAGGGGGTGCGCCTGCCGCATGGCGGCGTGCTGCGGGTGTGCTTCACCGAGCGTGAGGCGCCCCTGTCCATGGCGGACAGGGATCTGATGGACAACCGCATCCTCGCGGTGGCGTTGGATCTGATGGAGCGCGAGCCCCAGTCCCCGGCCGTCTTCATCACGAAGGACACCAACCTGCGCATCCGCGCGGATGCCCTGGGCCTGCTCGCCGAGGACTACGACGCGGAGCGCGTGGAGATCACCGAGCTGTACACGGGCTTCACCGAGCGGCTGGTGCCACGGGACATGGTGGACCAGATGTACAAGTCCGGCGCGGAGGTGGAGATCTCCGGCCAGGACACGCTCTCGCCGCACCAGTTCATCCTCCTCAAGGACGAGACGAACCCGTCCCACGCCGCCATGGGCCGCTTCAACGCCGCCCGGGGCCGGGTGGTGCCGCTCTCGCGCGGCATCAAGGAAGGCGTCTGGGGCATCCGCCCGCGCAACATGGAGCAGAGCTTCGCCCTGGATCTGCTGATGAACGACGAGATCAAGCTCGTCACCATCGTGGGCAAGGCGGGCACGGGCAAGACGCTGCTGGCCATTGCCGCGGGCCTGCACAAGGTGACCGAGGAGAACGTCTACCAGAAGCTGCTCGTCAGCCGGCCCGTCTTCCCCCTCGGGCGCGACATCGGGTTCCTGCCCGGGACGCTCGAGGAGAAGATGAACCCGTGGATGCAGCCCATCTTCGACAACGTGGAGTTCCTCATGAACCTCAGCCGCGCCGACAAGAAGGCCGGCCGGGGCTACCACGAGCTCATCGACCTGGGGCTGATGGAGATCGAGGCGCTCACCTACATCCGTGGGCGCAGCATCCCCAACCAGTACATCATCATCGACGAGGCCCAGAACCTCACGCCCCACGAGGTGAAGACCATCATCACGCGCGTGGGCGACAACACGAAAATCATTCTCACCGGGGACCCGTTCCAGATAGACAACCCCTACGTGGACGCGACCAGCAACGGACTCGTCCACGTGGTCAACCGGTTCAAGAACGAGAAGATCGCGGGCCACATCACCATGACCAAGGGCGAGCGCAGCGCCCTGGCCGAGCTCGCCGCCAACCTTCTCTAGCGCCCTGCGCCACGGGAGGAGTCAGTCATGTCGGGAGACGGTACGCAGCAGGATCCCGCCCAGGGCACGGGCGGCGAGCAGGAGAAGAAGCCGCTCATCGACTACCCGACCGTCTACACCTTCAAGGTGATGGGGCGGCGGGCGCCGGACTTCGTCGAGTACGTGCGCGACCTGTTCCGCACGTACATGGGCACGGAGATCTCCCCGGACTCCATCCAGGAGCAGTCCAGCAGCAAGGGGACCTACGTGTCGGTCAGCGTGTCCGTCTACCTGCTGTCCGAGGAGCACCGCCGCTCCATCTACGTGCGGCTCAAGGAAGAGCCGCGTGTCGTCTACTACCTCTGAAGGCGGGCATTCCGGGGCCCGGAGCCCCGATGGAATGGGGAATTGGAGATTCCCGAACATCGGTGTAGAAGGGACGTGTCATGAGTGTGGCCGAGCCCTTTCCGCTCTACTTCCCCGGTGATGCTCGGCGTCCCTTCAACTCCGAGTTGGCGACCCGGCGCTTCGCCAAGGTGGCTCAACTGGAAGAGGGCGGGCGCGTCCTGGATCTGGGGTGTGGCCCCTCCCTGCTGGCTGGTGTCGTGCTCGCCCAGGAGTTCGGTTGCTCCGTGGTGGCCGCGGACTGGGACGAGGGGTTGCTCGCGCGCATGCGCGATCGTGTCCACGCACTCGCCCTGGACGGGCGCGTCGAGGTGCGGCGGGTGGACCTGCGCCAGCTCTCCTTCCGAGAGGGCGAGTTCGACGCCATCCTGTGCCAGGGCCCGATCGTGATGACCCTGCCCGACACCCTGCGCACCCTCCGGCCCTTCCTGGCTCACCAGGGACGGTTGGGCCTCACCTATCCGGTGCGCGTGGGCCGGGTGACTCCGCGCGCGGTGCTCGAGTTCTGGGAGCGCCGCCTGGGGGCGCCCCTGTTGTTGCCTCGCGAGCTGCTCCATCACCTGTCGCAGGGGGGCTTCGAGCCCGAGTCCGTCGAGTCCCTCCAGGACTCCGAGCTGGATGCGCTCTACCGGGACCTCGCCCCCCACCTCGAGAAGGCGCCCGCCGAGTCCACCCACTGGCTGCGAGAGGAGATGGCCCTGCACCGTGAAAATGGGACGGCCACCTCCAGCTACGCCTTCGCCGTGGGTCGCCGCCGGGAGCCGGGAGAGAAGCCGCCCGCCTCGCGCGACCGCGGCTAGCCCCTCACGCGCTACTCCTCTTGGGTGGACGCCCTCCCGCCGGGAAGGCGTCGTCCCGCGCCTGCTCCCCCCGACTCACTGCACCGAGGGGTGGAAGTCCAGCAATTCCACGGACTCGGCCGCCATCCCGAGTGTCACTTCCCGCCGGTAGCCCGCCGCGTCTCCACCGATCTGGAACGGCATCGGCCTGCTGAATCGCAGGTGCACCTCACGCGCGTAGAAGTCGTGCAGGCCTTCCGGGAACCAGCGGCCCGCCCACAGCTTCGGCAGGTTCGCCAGCACGTGGGGCGGGTTCAACTGGCCCAGGCGTAGCTGCATCATCCCCGGGCGCTGTCCCGCGAAGGGGAACATGCGGAAGCCGTAGCCGTAGTAGGGCATCGTCGCCGCCGCCGCCATGATCAGCTCGCCCTTGAAGAGCCTGGCCCCAGGGGCGAAGGGCTCGCCGACGGGCCTGCCCTCCGGGCCCACGCGGTACGCCTGGCCGGCCTGGCCATTGATGACCTCGCACTCCACCCGCGTCGGATTCGTCAGGTAGTGAGGCACCGTCTTGAAGGCCACCGCCGAGAAATAGCCGCCCGGACCCGACAGGAGCTTCTTGAACAGGCCCCGGCCCAGGTTGTCCTTCACCCAGAGATAGTCGTTGAGCAGCTTCCCATCCACGCCCAGGCCCGCGAAGGGCGTGCGCGTGCCGTCCACCGTCAGCAGCTCCATGCGCCGCTGGCCGGACACCTTGCCGGCTCGCGCCCGGGACACGTCCTGGAGGATGCCCTCCGTGCCCCCACTGGAGTTCACGTACGAGGCCAGTCCGTTGCCCGTGCCCAGCTTGAGCACTCCCAGGCGGGGCGCCTGTTTGCCGGCGAACCGGCCGCGCGTCTCCAACTGGCGGAACATCTCGTTCACCACGCCCAGGAATGTCCCGTCGCCTCCTCCCGTCATCACCACCGGGTAGTCGCGCTCCAGGACCGTCTGGACGATGCGCCGGCAGTCCAGCTCCGAGCGCGAGAGGAAGAGATCCTGCTCCGGGACCACGTGCGACAAGAACTTCACCAGCCGTGCATCTACCTGGCGGGCATTGGCATTCAGCAGGACCGCGAGTCGATGCTCGGGCGCCCCGAGAACGGACGGGTTGGCGCGCGCGTCGACGGACCGCAGGGGCTGAACCATCATGGGTGCTGTCTCCACGAAGAAATCATGCGCCCGCCGCGGCCTCGCGGCGGGGCCTCCTGAGTCTGTGCACGTTCTCCGCCAGCGGCTGACGCGAGGCGTTACCGTCCATTTCTCAAGGAATTTCAGGTAGTTGCGGTGTCGGGGCGGCCGGGAGCCATCCGGTGGATTGGTACCCGCGGGTGGCGGAAGTGGAGAATGGTTTACGCACCTGGCACCCGGACGTGGCCGGTTCGTCACCTGGGAAGCACCCGGTTTGACACCCCCGGGTGGGTGGTTACGTTGGTCACACGACGGAAGCAATCCAGCCTTTCGCGGTAATTTTCCCAGTTATTTCCGGAGGTTGTACACCGTGGGCAAGATCATCGGTATCGACTTGGGCACCACCAACAGCGTGGTGGCCATCATGGAGGGCCGCGAGCCCAAGGTCCTCACCAACGAGGAGGGCGCGCGCACGACTCCCTCGGTCGTTGCCTTCGCCAAGGATGGAGAGCGGCTCGTGGGGCAGGTGGCCAAGCGCCAGGCCATCACCAACCCGGAGCGCACCATCTACTCCATCAAGCGCTTCATGGGACGGCGCTACGAGGAGACCACCGAAGAGGCCAAGCTCGTGCCCTACAAGGTGGTGCGCGGCCCCAACGGTGATGCGCGCGTGGACATCGACGGCAAGCAGTACAGCGCGCCGGAGATCTCCGCGCAGGTGCTGCTCAAGCTCAAGCGCGCCGCCGAGAACTACCTGGGCGAGAAGGTGACCGAGGCGGTCATCACCGTGCCGGCCTACTTCAATGACGCCCAGCGCCAGGCCACCAAGGACGCGGGCGAGATCGCCGGTCTCACCGTGCGCCGCATCGTCAACGAGCCGACCGCGGCGGCGCTCGCCTACGGCCTGGACAAGAAGAAGGACGAGAAGATCGCCGTCTATGACTTCGGCGGCGGCACGTTCGACATCTCCATCCTGGAGGTGGGCGAGAACGTGGTCGAGGTGCTCGCCACCAACGGCGACACGCACCTGGGCGGCGACAACATCGACCTGACCCTGATGAACTGGCTCATCGCCGAGTTCAAGAAGGACACGGGCATCGACGTCGCCAAGGACAAGATGGTGCTGCAGCGCCTCAAGGAGGCCGCGGAGAAGGCGAAGATCGAGCTGTCCTCCACCATGGAGACGGAGATCAACCTGCCGTTCCTCACGGCGGACGCGACGGGCCCCAAGCACCTCAACGTGCGGCTCACCCGCGCCAAGTTCGAGTCGATGATCAGCGACCTCGTCGAGCGCTCGCTGGAGCCGTGCCGCAAGTGCCTCAAGGACTCGGGCCTGGACGTGAAGGATCTGCACGAGGTGGTGCTCGTGGGCGGCTCCACGCGCATCCCGATGGTGCAGGAGGCGGTCAAGAAGCTGTTCGGCAAGGAGCCCAACCGCTCCGTGAACCCGGACGAGGTGGTGGCCGTGGGCGCGGCGGTGCAGGCCGGCGTGCTCTCGGGCGAGGTGAAGGACATCCTGCTGCTGGACGTCACCCCGCTGTCGCTGGGCGTGGAGACGCTGGGCGGCGTGATGACCAAGCTCATCGAGCGCAACACCACCATCCCCACCCGCAAGTCGGAGACCTTCTCCACGGCGGCGGACGGCCAGACGCAGGTGGAGATCCACGTGCTGCAGGGTGAGCGCGAGATGGCGGGCGACAACCGCAGCCTCGGCCGCTTCCACCTGACGGGCATGCCCCCGGCGCCGCGCGGCGTGCCGCAGATCGAGGTGACGTTCGACATCGACGCCAACGGCATCCTCAACGTCAACGCCAAGGACAAGGCGACGGGCAAGGAGCAGAAGGTCACCATCTCCCACTCCTCGGGTCTGGCCAAGGACGAGGTGGAGAAGATGGTTCGCGCCGCCAAGGACAACGAGGCGGCCGACAAGGCCCGCCGCGAGCTGGTGGAGGTGAAGAACCAGGCCGAGGCCCAGGTGTACGCGGCCGAGAAGCTGGTGAAGGAGAACCGCGAGAAGCTCCCCGCCGACGCCGTGTCCGCGCTCGAGGCGGCCATCAAGGGCGTCAACGACGTGCGCGAGGGCGACAACAAGGATGCCATCAAGAGCGCCCTGGATGCGCTGCAGCAGGCCAGCTACAAGGTGGCCGAGGAGATGTACAAGGCCACGGGTGGCGCCGCGGGCGGCGAGGCCGGCGCTCCTCCTCCTCCGGGCGCCGATCAGGGCGCGGCTCCGGGCAGCTCGGCCAAGCCGAAGGACGACGTGGTGGACGCCGAGTTCCGCCAGTCGTGATGCGGTGAGGGCGGACCTCCTCTCGCGTCCCAGGTGAGGCGCGGAAGGAGGGGCGTCCGTCCCCCCGTTGAAGTCCACGAGGGCCGGTGCTCCTCTCACGAGGGGGCCGGCCCTCGGCTTTTGTTGCCAGGGCCTGGGGGGATACGATGTGGCCTCTCGTCCCTCGTGGAATCACCGTGATCCATACCCCCACGCCCGTCTCCGCCCAGGCCGCGCAGGCCTTCCGCCGCTTCTTCCAGGAGCTGCGCGAGGCCTATCTGGAGCGCGAGACCCTCTTCACCCAGATCGAGCTGGCGCTGCTGTGCCGCGAGCACGTGCTCGTGGTCGGCCCCCCGGGAACCGCCAAGAGCGCCATCGCCTCCGCGGTGCTCGGCCGCATCGTGGACGAGCAGAGCGGACAGCCCTCGCTCTTCGCCAAGCAGCTCGCCGAGTCCACCGTGCAGACGGATCTCATCGGCCCGGTGGACTTCAAGGTGCTCACCGAGACGGGCCGGACCGAGTACCTCACCGAGGACGGCATGCTGGGCGCCACCCACGCCTTCCTCGACGAGGTGTTCGACGGGCGCGACATGCTGCTGCGCTCCATCCTCAACGTCCTGCACGAGCGCGAGCTCAAGCACGGGCGCCGGGTGACGAGCGGCCGCATCGAGTGCGCCATCATGACGAGCAACCGCTACCTCTCCGAGGTGCTCGCGCGCTCGCCCGAGCTGCTGCTCGCCTTCGCCGACCGCCTGAGCTTCATCTCCTTCGTGCCGAAGAGCTTCGCCCGGGCCGCCAGCCGCTCCGCCATGCTGCACCGCTTCGCCCATGGTCTGCGGCCGGACCTGCGCGCCGTGCTCACCCTGCAGCATCTCGACGTGCTCCAGAAGGCCGTGGAGCGGGTGGTGGTCTCCAACACCCTGCTCGAGGCCATCGAGCTGCTCACCGATGAGCTGGAGCGCGCGCTCACGGCCCAGGTGTCCAAGCTGCCCGACTACGTCCCCACCAAGTACTTCTCCCAGCGCTCGGTGGTGAAGGCCTTGTGGGCCCTCAAGGCCGCCGTGGTGAGGGATCAGCTCTACCGCCGTCCGGATCGCCCCCTCGAGGCCACCATCGAGGACCTGGACTCCCTGCGCTGGTTCTTCCTGCTCGGGGGGCCTCCCGCCGAAGAATCCGAGGCGCTCCTCAAGGTGGCCGTGGATCCGCGCGAGCGCGCGCAACTGGAGATCGTCCGCATCGAGCAGAAGGCCTTCGATGCCGCCCTGGCCAAGGTGCGCGCGGAGCTGGGCTCGGGTCCGGAGCGCGAGGCCGCGACGCTCGGCGCCGCCGAGGAGTTCAAGGCCGTCGAGGCGCTCGCACGCGGCTTCCAGCCGGGAGTCGTGGCCTCCACGGCGCGCAGACTGCACGGCAAGCTCGTTCCCGGCCCTCGCCATTCCGACAACCGGGTGGCCCTCCTGGCCGCCGCGCGCGGTCTGCTCGCGAGCGTGGAGCAGCGGCTGTCGCGCGGGCCCATCGAGGGGAACGAGCCGCGCGCGGGCGAGGCCTTGTTCCAGGCGAGCCTGGAAGCGCTCTCGCTGTGCCGCCATGTCCCCGAGCTGACCCCTCGGATGCCCACCGTGTGCGAGGTGATCCACCGCTTCGTCCTCCAGGCGCTCGAGCTCATGGCGCTCCAGGCCGAGAGCCTCGCCTTCGACGAGTCGGTGTCCCTGGATCCACTCGTCGGACTCGCGGACAACCTCGCCGACGAGCTGGGCCAGGTGGGCGAGCTCCTGGCGCTGCTCGCCGAGTCCTCCTCGGGCGCGGTCCCGCATTTGAGAGCCGCGGAGGCCGAGACGCGGCGGCGTGCCGTGGCCGCGTTCCGTCAGCGCGCGGAGCGCGTCTTCCCGGGCCCGCGGGGCCGCAGCAGGGATCCACTCGATGCGCTCTCCGCGGACTCGCGCCGGCTCGCCCAGCTCGAGCAGTCCCTGTGCCGGTTGGATGCCTCCCAGCGCGGCCTCAAGCAGCAACTGCTGCAACCGCTCGGCTTCGACTACGCCCGGGACGTACTCGGCACCGTGCCCTTCGAGCGCATCGATCAGTTGTCGCGCACGGTGCAGGCGGTGGCGGAGAACCTGCGGCGCGAGGGCCTGGCCCCCGAGCCCGTGTTCGTCGAATGCCGGGACATCCTCGAGACGCGGTTGCGCGAGTACGTCCAGGGCATCGGCCGCGAAGTGGCGAGCCCTCCGTCCGCCCCGCAGACCGCCATCAATGGCGAGGCCTACAACTTCTACCGGGGCACCTTCTCCGCCCTGCTCCGGGATGGAGAGTTCTCCGCGTTGCTCGGCCTGGAGGGGCAGCTCGCCTTCGCCCGCTCTTCCTCCACCGCGTTCTTCCTCTCCGATGCCATCCGGGACGCCGTGGCCCGGGTGGAGCTGTCCTTCGTGCAGGTGCGTCTCAAGTACCTGCGCGGCTGGCTCACCCAGTTGCTCACCACGCTGCCCGCGCTCCAGAGCGCGAATACCCGGGCGGCCGCGGATCAGATCTTCGATCGTCTGGTGCGCAGCCGCTTTCCCATGCTCGCCCTGAAGGAGGGCGAACTGGTGCGCCTCAAGGGAGTACTCGGCGTGCTGATGGGCATACCCGGGGAGCTGGGAGAGAGCGCGCGCAAGCTGCAAGGCGTGCTGCTGGGCATCGACGACGACTTCTCCCGCTTCAGCAAGCAGTTGCTGGAGCTGCGGGCGTCGTTGTGAGGAGGGGCTGACGCGTGCTCGGCTCTCGGCTCGCGCAGCTGCGGCTCCAGTTGGATGCGCTCCAGGGGCGCCCGGCCCGGGGCGAGGGCATGCGTTCCTGGTGGCGGGGGATGACCGCCCCGGCCGAGGTGGACCTGTCCCTGCCCACCGTGACGGCGCTCGACCGGGCCCTGGAGCGGGTGGGAGTGCATACCCTCGCGGACGCGCGCCTGCTGCTCGCGCTGGGCGTGAAGAAGGGCCGGGTGGGCGAGCTGGCCAAGGGGTTGAAGGAGCGCGCACACGAGGCCCTGGAGGAGTTCGAGCGCACCCTGGACGCCGTGCAGAAGATGCACCACGCGGGCCGCACGCCCCCAGGGGCGCGCACGACGCTGGAGCGGGGCTTCGTCCGGCTCGTGCGGGTGCTGCGGGTGGCGGATCTCTTCCTGTCGCCCTCGGCTCCGGACTCGGGCGAGGAGCAGATCTTCCCGCGGCCCGGCCCCTCCTGGAACGCCCAGCACGCTCCGAGCCGGGCGCGCATGGCCGTGGCCGAGTTCCTCGCCGAGCGGGCCCGCGCCACCGTGGACGACGTGGTGCAGAAGCAGAGGGATCTGGACATGGCCCACGAGCTGCTGCTGCGCATCGGCATGGAGCATGACCGTGAGCGCGGCGTGGCCCTGCGCCATGAGGTGGCCCAGGCCCGCGAGCGCGTCCGCGACATGCTCCCGACGCGCTCGCTCGAGGAGTTGGTCGAGCAGGTGCGGCAGTCCGCGGTGCGCGAGCCGCAGCTCGCCTGGCGCTCGCTCCGGGGCCTCTACGAGCGCGCGGTGGAGGCCGAACAGCCCCAGCTCGCCGCGGCGGCCCGGGCGGCGCTCACCCGGCTC
This portion of the Cystobacter ferrugineus genome encodes:
- the dnaK gene encoding molecular chaperone DnaK, whose amino-acid sequence is MGKIIGIDLGTTNSVVAIMEGREPKVLTNEEGARTTPSVVAFAKDGERLVGQVAKRQAITNPERTIYSIKRFMGRRYEETTEEAKLVPYKVVRGPNGDARVDIDGKQYSAPEISAQVLLKLKRAAENYLGEKVTEAVITVPAYFNDAQRQATKDAGEIAGLTVRRIVNEPTAAALAYGLDKKKDEKIAVYDFGGGTFDISILEVGENVVEVLATNGDTHLGGDNIDLTLMNWLIAEFKKDTGIDVAKDKMVLQRLKEAAEKAKIELSSTMETEINLPFLTADATGPKHLNVRLTRAKFESMISDLVERSLEPCRKCLKDSGLDVKDLHEVVLVGGSTRIPMVQEAVKKLFGKEPNRSVNPDEVVAVGAAVQAGVLSGEVKDILLLDVTPLSLGVETLGGVMTKLIERNTTIPTRKSETFSTAADGQTQVEIHVLQGEREMAGDNRSLGRFHLTGMPPAPRGVPQIEVTFDIDANGILNVNAKDKATGKEQKVTISHSSGLAKDEVEKMVRAAKDNEAADKARRELVEVKNQAEAQVYAAEKLVKENREKLPADAVSALEAAIKGVNDVREGDNKDAIKSALDALQQASYKVAEEMYKATGGAAGGEAGAPPPPGADQGAAPGSSAKPKDDVVDAEFRQS
- a CDS encoding AAA family ATPase gives rise to the protein MHTPTPVSAQAAQAFRRFFQELREAYLERETLFTQIELALLCREHVLVVGPPGTAKSAIASAVLGRIVDEQSGQPSLFAKQLAESTVQTDLIGPVDFKVLTETGRTEYLTEDGMLGATHAFLDEVFDGRDMLLRSILNVLHERELKHGRRVTSGRIECAIMTSNRYLSEVLARSPELLLAFADRLSFISFVPKSFARAASRSAMLHRFAHGLRPDLRAVLTLQHLDVLQKAVERVVVSNTLLEAIELLTDELERALTAQVSKLPDYVPTKYFSQRSVVKALWALKAAVVRDQLYRRPDRPLEATIEDLDSLRWFFLLGGPPAEESEALLKVAVDPRERAQLEIVRIEQKAFDAALAKVRAELGSGPEREAATLGAAEEFKAVEALARGFQPGVVASTARRLHGKLVPGPRHSDNRVALLAAARGLLASVEQRLSRGPIEGNEPRAGEALFQASLEALSLCRHVPELTPRMPTVCEVIHRFVLQALELMALQAESLAFDESVSLDPLVGLADNLADELGQVGELLALLAESSSGAVPHLRAAEAETRRRAVAAFRQRAERVFPGPRGRSRDPLDALSADSRRLAQLEQSLCRLDASQRGLKQQLLQPLGFDYARDVLGTVPFERIDQLSRTVQAVAENLRREGLAPEPVFVECRDILETRLREYVQGIGREVASPPSAPQTAINGEAYNFYRGTFSALLRDGEFSALLGLEGQLAFARSSSTAFFLSDAIRDAVARVELSFVQVRLKYLRGWLTQLLTTLPALQSANTRAAADQIFDRLVRSRFPMLALKEGELVRLKGVLGVLMGIPGELGESARKLQGVLLGIDDDFSRFSKQLLELRASL